In a single window of the Magnolia sinica isolate HGM2019 chromosome 7, MsV1, whole genome shotgun sequence genome:
- the LOC131251393 gene encoding guanosine nucleotide diphosphate dissociation inhibitor At5g09550-like, which yields MTANGTLFRVLIHTDVTKYQSFKAMGGGFVFNKGKVHKVPATDMEALKSPLMGLFEKRRARKFFIYVQNYVENDPKTHEGLDLTRVMTRELIAYVPDLSLAYTKLFYIENTLL from the exons ATGACGGCGAATGGTACTCTATTTCGGGTTCTTATTCATACGGATGTTACAAAGTACCAAAGCTTCAAAGCTATGGGCGGGGGCTTTGTCTTTAATAAAGGAAAG GTTCACAAGGTTCCAGCAACAGACATGGAGGCCCTCAAATCTCCATTGATGGGATTATTTGAAAAGCGTCGTGCTCGTAAGTTTTTCATCTATGTCCAAAATTATGTAGAAAATGATCCCAAGACACATGAAGGGCTAGACCTTACAAGAGTGATGACTAGAGAACTTATTGCGTATGTTCCTGATCTTTCACTTGCATAtacaaaattattttatattgagAATACTTTGTTATAA
- the LOC131250652 gene encoding subtilisin-like protease SBT1.8, with product MAGHGYEAYLDHASEDIFIVILDTGIWPESSSFDDTGTPPLPSLWQGSCEEGVDFSTSMCNRKLVGAKTFSKGMAEVGIPEEITSARDRDGHGTHAASIAAGSHVPNASLFGYAAGMARGMAPRARIAVYKVCWELGCFGSDILAGIDAAIADGVDILSLSLGGGPVPYKNDPISMGSFAAVDHGIVVACSGGNDGLERGLVGNVAPWVITVGAGTLDRRFPAYVSLGNGKKYAGVSIYSGEGKGTKMRSIVYNVSKGAVVGSSNLCLPGTLDPNLVRGKVVICDMGQISRVEKGLVVEKARGAAMILVDAVAEGVELITDSHLLPTVGVGRTAGDLIRKIRAVISESDGCSFGETVLDVKPSPQVDAFSSRGPNAVAPEILKPDFIGPG from the coding sequence ATGGCGGGCCACGGCTACGAAGCCTATCTTGATCATGCCTCTGAAGACATCTTCATTGTAATTCTTGATACCGGCATCTGGCCTGAGAGCTCGAGCTTCGACGATACCGGAACGCCCCCATTACCCTCCCTGTGGCAGGGTAGCTGTGAGGAAGGTGTAGATTTTAGCACTTCAATGTGCAACCGGAAGCTCGTCGGTGCAAAGACCTTCTCGAAGGGGATGGCCGAAGTGGGGATACCCGAAGAAATTACATCAGCACGTGACCGGGATGGCCATGGGACCCACGCTGCTTCCATTGCAGCAGGCTCGCATGTGCCGAATGCAAGCCTGTTTGGATATGCGGCCGGCATGGCCCGTGGAATGGCTCCAAGGGCCCGCATCGCCGTATATAAAGTGTGCTGGGAGTTGGGGTGCTTCGGGTCTGACATCCTTGCGGGTATAGATGCTGCGATTGCTGACGGCGTTGATATCCTCTCACTCTCATTGGGCGGGGGACCCGTGCCGTACAAGAATGATCCTATCTCCATGGGATCATTTGCGGCCGTTGACCATGGTATCGTCGTTGCGTGCTCTGGAGGAAACGATGGGCTGGAGCGAGGTTTAGTAGGCAATGTGGCACCGTGGGTTATAACAGTCGGAGCGGGGACACTCGATCGGAGGTTCCCAGCTTACGTTAGCCTTGGCAATGGGAAGAAGTATGCCGGTGTGTCTATATATAGCGGGGAAGGGAAGGGCACTAAAATGCGCTCCATAGTTTATAACGTAAGCAAGGGTGCGGTGGTTGGATCAAGTAATCTGTGCTTGCCTGGCACGCTGGATCCCAATCTCGTACGTGGGAAGGTGGTGATCTGTGACATGGGGCAGATCTCACGCGTGGAGAAGGGATTGGTGGTCGAGAAGGCACGTGGGGCTGCCATGATCTTAGTCGATGCGGTGGccgaaggggtggagttgataacAGACAGCCATTTGCTGCCGACGGTAGGGGTGGGGAGGACGGCCGGTGATCTGATTAGAAAAATACGTGCAGTCATATCAGAATCCGACGGCTGTAGTTTTGGTGAGACTGTTTTGGATGTGAAGCCTTCACCTCAGGTGGATGCTTTCAGCTCGAGGGGGCCGAATGCTGTGGCGCCTGAGATATTGAAGCCAGATTTTATCGGACCGGGTTAG